CGTCGAGAACCACGTCGACGGCCTGATCCGCTACCACCACCGGGTCGTGTCGGCCGACTGGTCCAGCGCCGAGGGCGCGTGGACCCTCCAGGTCCAGGTCGCCGTTCCCGGGGAGAATCCGAGAAGCGTGGCGATCAAGACGAATTGGGTGTACGGCGCCACCGGCTACTACCGGTACGACGAGGGCTACACGCCCCGCTTCGAAGGCCGCGACGACTTCGCCGGCGACATCCTGCACCCGCAGTTCTGGCCCGAGGACTACGACTACGCGGGCAAGAAGGTCGTGGTGATCGGAAGCGGAGCCACCGCCATCACCATGGTTCCGGCGATGACGACGGGCCCGGGCGCGGCCCGGCACGTCACGATGCTGCAGCGCACCCCCACCTACGTCATGACGCTCCCGCGTGTGGACAAGGTGGCCAAGTTCCTCTACCGAAGCCTCGGCCTGGAGCGCGGATACGCCGCCACCCGGCTCAAGAACGTGTGGCGGGACCTCGCCTTCGTTGCGTACATGCTCAAGTTCCCGAACTCGGGGCGCAAGCTGATGCGCAACCTCACCCGGAAGGCGCTGCCCAAGGGCTACGCCGTCGACACCCACTTCAACCCGCCGTACAAGCCCTGGGAGCAACGGCTCTGTATGACGCCCGACGGCGACTTCTTCGAGGCGATCACCGAGGGCAGGGCCAGCGTCGTGACCGACAGGATCGAACGCTTCACCAGGAACGGCATCCTGCTGACCTCGGGCCGGGAGATTCCCGCGGACGTGATCGTCACCGCCACCGGGCTCAACCTGCGCATGTTCGGCGGGATCCCGCAGACGGTCGACGGGCAGGAACTCACCATCGGCGACTGCGTCACCTACCGCGGAATGCTGCTGTCCGGCCTGCCGAACTGGTCCTTCGCCTTCGGATACACGAAGTACTCGTCGTGGACCCTCAAGGTCGGTCTGACCGCACAGTACGTCATCGAGCTGATCCGGCACATGGACGCCCACGGCTACAACAAGGTGCTGCCGGTGGCCGAGCCGGGGATGGCGACCGAGCCGCTCCTCGACCTCAACGCGGGCTACGTGATGCGCAACGCGGACACCCTGCCCAAGCAGGGTGCCGAGCTGCCGTGGCGGATGCTCACGTCGTATCAGGCAGACAAGAGGCTCCTCAAGGGTCCCGTCCGTGACCACCACCTGCGGTTCAGCCACGGCGGCGACCAGCAGGGCCGTGGACGGGCGACGGCCGCCACTCCCTCCGCGGGCAAGGAGAACGCGCGATGAGCACCTCACCCGCCGCGACCGGTCTCTCGGTCGGGGAGTGGATACAGCGACAGCTCGGGATCGGGATGGGCCGGCTCCCCGCATCACTGCTGAAGCGCCTGGTCGACGTGCCCGTGAACGCGGACGGCGAGCAGATGGCCCCCGAGATCGCGATGCTCATGTCCGCCGTCGCGAAGGCTCCCGACTTCAGTGACCTCAGCCCCGCCGAGGCACGTGCCGCCGAGCTGAAGGACACCAGGATCTACGGCGAACGGCCCCTGCCGATGGGACACGTGGAGGAGCTCGAGCTGCCAGGAGGCCTCGCCGCGACCCGGTACCGGGCCGGCACCTCCTCCGCAGGGCTCGTGGTGTACTTCCACGGAGGCGGGTTCGTCCTCAGCAACCGGGCCGTCTACGACGCACCCTTGCGGTTCCTCGCCCACCACTCGGGCATGGACGTCCTTTCCGTCGAGTACCGCCTCGCGCCGGAGAACCCGTACCCCGCACCGCACGACGACGCGATGGTCGCCTGGGAGTACGCCCTGACCCACGCCGCCCGATGGGGCATCCCGCTCGACCGCATCGCCGTCGCGGGCGACAGCGCGGGAGCGAACATCGCCGCGGTCCTCACCCAGAGGCTGCGCGGTCATGAGCGGCAGCCCGCGCTCCAGGCGCTCATCTACCCGGTCACCGACCTGGCCGGTTCCCGGCCCTCGCACCGGGAATTCGCGGACTCGCCGGCCCTGACCGCCAAGCAGATCGCATGGTTCCTCGACCAGTACGCACCGCCGGGCGTCGACCGCACCGACCCGCACGTATCGCCCCTGCTCGCCGACGACCTGACCGGCCTGCCGCCGGCTCTCGTGACGGTCGCGGGCTTCGACCCGCTCCGCGACGACGGCCTGGCCTACGCCGCCAGGCTGACCGAAAGCGGTGTCCCCATGGCGCTGATCAGGGAGCCGGGGCTCGTGCACGGTTACCTCACGCTCACCGCGCTCAGCACGACGAGCCGGGACGCGGTCAAGCGCATCGCGTGGGCCATCGTGCGGGCGATGGCCTGAACCCACCGCCCAGCTCCGGGCCGGGCGACGGCACCGCCCCCGACGTTCGGCCCGGCCACCACATAGCAGGCAGGAGCCGCCATGCTGAACCTCTCCGTCCTCCTCGAGGACTCCGCCCGGAACCACCCGGACAGGAACGCGCTGGTGCTGGACGAGCACCACATGACGTACGCGGAAGTCGACGTCGCAGCCAACCAAGTGGCGAACCTCCTGGTCGAACGCGGCATCAAGCGGGGCGACAGGATAGCCCTGAGCTGCACGAACCGCCCGGAGTTCGCCGTCGTCTACTACGGCGTCCTCAAGGCGGGAGCGGTCGTCGTACCGCTGAACGTCCTGCTCAAGCAGCGTGAGATCGCCTACCACCTCGCGGACGCCGGCGCGATCGCCTACTTCTGCTTCGAGGGAACGGAGGAGCTTCCGATCGGGCACGAGGGCCTTCGGGCGTTCCACGACCTGGACTCCGTCGACCACTTCTTCCTGATCACCTCCGACCCGGACGCGCCCGCCCCGACCGAGGGTGTCGAGACGCTGAGCGCCGCCCTCGCGGGCCAACCGCGGACGTTCGAGTCCGTGGCCACCGAGGCGACCGACACCGCGGTCATCCTCTACACCTCCGGTACGACAGGTCAGGCGAAGGGCGCCGAACTGTCGCACGCGAACACGATGTTCAACGTGCTGACCGTCAACCGGATGCTCCATAACCGGCCGGCCACCGACAGCCACGTGGTGTGCCTGCCGCTGTTCCACACCTTCGGTGCCACCGTGCAGATGCACGCCGGCTTCTCGACCGCGGCCACGCTCCACCTGGTGCCCCGCTTCGACCCGGCCCGCGTCGTCCAGCTGATGGCCGAGGAAGAGATCACCTTCTTCGCGGGCGTGCCCACGATGTGGTGGGGGCTGTTGCGAGAACTCACCGAAGACATCGATGTCGCCCGCATCGCCGGGAACCTGCGCATCGGAATGTCCGGTGGAGCCTCTCTGCCGGTCGAGATCCTCAAAGAGGTCGACGACCGTCTCGGTGTGAGGATCATCGAGGGCTACGGGCTGTCCGAGACCTCGCCGCTCGCGACCATCGGCGACCCGGACGCCCCGCCGCGACCCGGCTCTATCGGCCGGCCGATCTGGGGCGTCGAGCTGAAGCTGCTCGGCCGGGACGGGAGCGAGGTCACACGTCCGGGCGAGATCGGAGAGATCGCCGTCCGGGGGCACAACGTGATGAAGGGGTACCACGGGCGGCCCGAGGCGACTGCGGAAGCCCTTCGCGATGGATGGCTGCACACCGGTGACCTCGCCCGTAGGGACGAGGACGGCTGGTACTACATCGTCGACCGGTCCAAGGACATGATCATCCGGGGCGGCTTCAACGTGTACCCACGGGAGGTCGAGGAGGTCCTGATGACCCACCCGGCAGTCTCGCTCGCGGCCGTCGTCGGCGTTCCGCACGAGAGCCACGGCGAAGAGGTCAAGGCGTTCGTGATCCTCCACGGAGGCGTCGAGGTGACGCCGACCGAGCTCGTGGAGTGGAGCAGGGAGCAGATGGCCGGCTACAAGTACCCGCGGATCGTGGAGGTCGTCGACTCCCTTCCGACGACCGCCACCGGCAAGATCCTCAAGCGGGAGCTGCGATGAAGCGCGCGCCCAGGTACGACGTCGCCGTACTCGGCTGCGGGTTGATGGGATCGGCACTGGCACGGCGGTTCGCCTCCAGTGGCCTCGCCGTGACGGCCTGGAACCGTACGCCGCGCGGGGCCGAGGCGCTCGCCGCCGACGGCGTCAGGCCGTCCGCGACTGTCGGAGAGGCGGTGGGAGAGGCCGGATTGGTGGTCGTCTGCATGTCGGACGTCGAGGCGGCCCGACACGCACTTGCATCGGTGCCGAGCCTGGTGGGTGTGACGGTCGTCAACCTCAGTGACGGAACCCGCGACGATGCCGAGGAGCTGGCGCGCCGGCTCGGCGAGCAGGGCGCCTTGTGCCTTGACGGGGCGACCTTCTGCTATCCCGAGCAGATCGGCGAGCAGAGTGCGCTGCTGGTCTTCTCCGGCTCCTCCCGGGCCTGGACGGAGCACGAGTCCACCCTCATGCTGCTGGGTGGGCGTGCGCGGCACGTGTCCGAGGACATCACGGGCGCGAAGGCGTTGTATCTGGGAAGCGGCGCCTTCTTCCTGACCGCGCTCACCGGTTTCGTCGAGTCGACGGCCTGTCTGCTGCGGCGCGGTCACACGCTCGAGGAGATCCGGGAAACCACGCTGTACGGCCTCGAACTGCTGGGGCACGCCACACAGGCGGTGGCCTCCTCGATCGCGTCCGGACGCCACGAAACGGACCAGGCAACCGTCCACGTCTTCGCCGATGGAGCCCGAAAGGTCCTCGCAGAGCTGGAGAGTGCCGGCATCGACTCGTCGGTGATGGCAGCGGTGACGGGGAAGCTCGACGCCACGGAGAGTGCCGGCATGGGGCACCTCGGATACTCCGCGCAGTCACTGCTCTAGGGGGCGAGGCGGGTCGCGCCGCCGTCACTCGTTTCCCTGTAGCTCGACCAGTGCCAGCGCCGCGTCGACGGCGGCAGGGTTGTCCGCGAGCGGGCGCGGAAGCAGTTCGTCCACCCGGTCGAGGCGGCGGTCGATCGTGTTGCGGTGCGCGAACAACCGGTCGGCCGCCTTGGAGGTGTTGAACTGCTCGGCGATGAAGACGCGAGCGGTCTCGCGCAACACCCGCTCGGCGGTCGCCAGCCCGCCGAGCGTGTCCGTGACGAACTCCCGCGCCTCGGTGAGGTCCTTCGTGAGCAGCGAGATGAGCTGCACGTCCTCGAATCGGACGGCTCGGCACTCGGACCGGAGACGTGTGAGCAGCCCCTGGGCCGCGGCTGCGTCGAGGTGACTGCGGCGAAAGCCGTGCACATCGCGCGCGGGGCGCCCTAGCGCGATCCGCACACCCGGAAGATCTGTCGTGATCCGGTCAAGACTTGCTTGGGGAGGCGAGGAACTCACCGGCATCCACACCCAGAGCGTCGCCGCCCCTGCGACGAGGGTCAGGCGGCGCCCGGCACCTGCTGCGCGCATCACCCGTTCGGCGGCCTCCTCGAGGCCGGCGACCTGGTCGTGAGAGTCGCCCCAGATGATCGCGGCCAAGTGGTGCCCGGTGAGGGCGTAGCTGAGCTGGGCCTCAGCCCGCGGACGCGTGATCGGCGCGCCTCGGAGCAGCAACTGGACGGTTGCCAGCCGTTCCCTCTCGGGTCTCTCGGCGAGCTCGGTCCGCGCCTCTTCGATGTACGACGCGACGGCAGCCATCGAGTCGTCGATGAAGGTGGCCAGGGAGTTGCCCGACACCTCGACGAGCTCGCGCAGCTCGTCCTTGTCGTCGGTGGTGTCGAAACAGAACCGCAGCCACTCCGACCAGCCGACTCGCTGGGCAGCTCGCCATGCCTCGACGTCGTTCACGTCCAATCCGCGAAGCGCGAGGTCGCGCGCGTAGTGCCTGGAGTCGGGGATCATCTTCGGCTCGACCCTGCAGCCGGGATCGTCGATGTTGGCGACGAGCCAGTGGGCCAGGGTGGAGGCCGTGAAGACCTGGTCCGTCCTGGCCAGGACGGGGTCCTCGGCGAGGGCGCCCTCGCGCAGGCTCCGCTGGCCCGCGGCCCACATCTCATGAGCGATCTCCACCGAGCGCTCCTGCATCCTGGTCGCTGCGGTACGGAAAAGCTCGCGCACCCGTTGCTGCCGCTGCTCGTCCTCCGCGTTCACCACTGCCTCCCAAACGTTCGCCGAACGACCGGCAAACCCTCTTCGAAGACCAGCCTAGGGGGAGACGTGGCGGCCCTCGCGAGTGCAGATTGCACCAGGCCGCCGCCCGGTGCGGTGGTGCTTGGTGTAGGCGGCGGTCTCTTCCGCCGAGCATGGTGTGCCTCACGCTACCCGCTCGGGCGGTCCCACCCCCGGACGGCCCGCACGTCGTGTCCGTGAAGGAGAAACATGCCCACCTCCAAGCTCGCTCTCTACACGCAGAAGATGCGTGAGATCTGTACCGCCGTCGCTGCGCGCGACCTCGACAAGGTCCTCGGATACTTCGACGACGAGTGCGTCGTCGTCAACGGGGTGGACGGTACCGTGGGTGACAAGTCGGCCCTTCTCCCCGGGTTCGAGGCGATGTTCGCGACCTTCCCCGACTGGACCCCGCGAGTGGCCACGTCATTCACGGAGGGCGACACCGTGGGCGTTCTCTACGAGTGCACGGGGACCGCCGGTGGATCCGGGCCGAAGGTCACGTGGATCGGCACCGGCTACGCAACGTTCGATCCGGAGACGCTGAAGATCGTCCGCGACGTCTACTACATGGACGAGGCGGCCCTCGGGCAGAAGGTCAGCGACGCCGAGGCGGTCGGCTGACCGCCCCGTCCCGTTCCGCCATGGGCTGAACTCGTACGACCGTGAAGCGCGACGTCGCTCACGGGGGCGTCGGCGCTGTGTCGGAGTGCCGCAGTCGGGGCCGAGCACGGCGCGTACGCGGCCTGGGTGGTCGACCCGGCGACCTGAGAGGCACAGCCGTGGGGAAGGGTCCTGCCGATTACAAGCAGGCCGCGCGAGGTGATCACGGAATGAAGTCGGCCGTGGACGGTGCGGCGCCGCGTGAGCCCGATTTCCGCCTTCGTGGGTGGCGTGACGCGAGTACCTGGGATCGGCGATTGACAGCTCGATCCTTCGAGGGCAGGGCGAACGCGTCGAGCTAAGCAACTGCTTAGTATGCCTGAGTGGTGGCGGTGCCAGAAGTGATCGTCGGCACCGCGCGCTCGCCGATCGGCCGAGCCTTTAAGGGCTGCTCCTGGCGCGGCTGAGCTGAGAGGAAAGTAGACGATGAGTAAGAGGTTCGCCGGCCGCACGGCGATCGTGACCGGAGCCAGCCGTGGGATCGGCCTGGCCGTCGCTGAGCGGCTGGTGGCCGATGGCGCGAAGGTCGTCATCACCGCCCGTAAGGCCGACGCCCTCGACGCGGCGGTCGCGCGGCTGGGCGGGCCGGAGTACGCGAGGGGAGTCGCCGGCCACGCCGACGACATCGACCACCAGGCAGAAGTGGTCAAGCGCGCGATCGACACGTTCGGCAGCGCCGACCTGCTGGTCAACAACACTGGCATCAACCCCGTGTATGGCCCCATGGTCGACATGGACCTGGGCACGGCCCGCAAGATCGTCGAGGTCAACTGCCTGTCGGCGCTGTCGTGGGTCCAGCAGGTCCACGGGGCCTGGATGAAGGAACACGGTGGCGCCGTGGTCAATGTGGCCTCCGTGGCCGGCGTCCGCCCCGAACCCGGCATCGGGATGTACGGCGCCAGCAAGGCGATGCTCACCCACATCACCCAGGGACTCGCCGTTGAACTCGGCCCGGGCATCCGAGTGAACGCTGTCGCCCCTGGCGTGGTCAAGACGAAGTTCGCCACCGCGCTCTACGGCGGGCGGGAGGAACAGGTCGCCTCGGCGTACCCGCTCAAGCGGCTCGGTGTCCCAGACGACATCGGCGGCGTGGTGGCGTTTCTGCTGTCCGACGACGCTGCCTGGATGACCGGGCAGCTGGTCGTCGTCGACGGCGGCGTGACCTTGACCGGAGGCGCCTGATGCCCTGTGCGTGCGGCAAGGCGGTCGCGCTCCGCGACGGAGTCACGATCGGCCGCACGGTCGACGAGCAGGCAGTGGCCCGATGACCGGCGAGCGGTTGGTCGGACGCCGTCGTATTCGACTACGGAGGCGTGCTCACGGGCCCGGTCCGCGACTCGATTGCCGCCTGGATCGAAGCTGACGGCATCGACCCGGCCTCGGTCTCCCGAACACTCAAGGCGTGGCTTTCGCGCGGCGCCCCGGACGGCACCCCGATCCACCGGCTGGAGACCGGGGAGTTGTCCGTCGAGGAGTTCGTCGAGCTGTTCGCCGCTGAACTCGCCACCGTCGACGAGCGGCTGGTCGACCCAGTCAGTCTGCTCGGGCGACTCTTCGCCGCGATGCGTCCCGACCCGGCGATGTTCGCCCTCGCCGAGGAACTGCGCAACCTCGGCGTCCGGGTCGCGCTGCTGTCCAACAGCTGGGGCAACACCTATCCCCGCGAGCGGATCGACGCACTTCTCGACCCGATCGTGATCTCCGGCGAAGTCGGCCTGCGTAAGCCGCACGCCCCGATCTACGAGCTGATCCTCGACCGGCTCGAACTGACCGCCGAGCGAGTGGTGTTCGTCGACGACGCCGAGCCCAACGTTCTCGGCGCCCGAGCCGTCGGCATGTGGGCCCTCCTGCATACCCATGCGGCGAGCACGCGAGAGGCCTTGGCCGTACTCGTCCCGGACTTGCCGCGACAGCTACCCGCGGCCTGACCGGACCACAGGAAAGGAGCAGACTATGAAGGTCTTCCAGAACATAGAGGAGCTGGAGCGGGCGGTGGGCACTCACCTGGGCCAATCCGGCTGGCACACCGTCACCCAGCGGCAGATCGACACCTTCGCCGAAGCCACCGGCGACTATCAGTGGATCCACGTCGACGCGGAGAAGGCGGCGGCCGGACCGTTCGGCGGCACGATCGCGCACGGCTACCTGACTCTGTCGCTGGTACCCATGCTCGGCTGGCAGATCTACCGGGTCGAAGGCGTGAAGACGGCGATCAACTACGGCGTGAACAAGGTCCGCTTTCCGTCTCCGGTGCCGGTCGGCTCCAAGGTACGGGCCGGCGTCGAACTCCTGTCGGTGGAATCCGGCGGCGGCGGTGGGCATCGGGTGACGGCGCGGGTCACCATCGAGCGTGAGGGCTCGGACAAGCCGGCCTGCGTGGCGGAGACCGTGAGCGTGGTGGCCTGATGTCCACGACGACGCAGAGACTGCCCGGTCTCGACCTGAGCCGGCTCGGCGACTGGCTGTCCGAGGCGGTGCCGAGGTCAGGCAGGGACCTCGCCGCTCATCTGCTCGCCGGCGGCAAATCCAACCTCACCTACGAGGTCACCGACGGTGTCGAGACGTGGATCGTCCGTCGGCCCCCACTGGGGCACGTTCTCGCGACCGCCCACGACATGGCCCGCGAGTACCGGGTGATGTCGGCGCTGCAGGACACCGACGTGCCCGTGCCGACGACGTACGCGCTGTGCGAGGACGAGGACGTGCTGGGCGCCGGGTTCTATGTGATGCAGCGGGTCGAGGGCACGCCGTACCGCCACGCCGCCGAGCTCGAACGCCTCGGCCCGGAGCGGACCCGGCTGATCTCGACCGGGCTGGTCGACACGCTGGCCACGCTCCACGAGGTCGACCCCGCCGAGGTGGGCCTCGCCGACCTCGGCCGTCCGGAGGGGTTCCTGGCCCGCCAGGTGCGCCGGTGGAAGAAGCAGCTCGACGCGTCGTACTGCCGCGAACTGCCCGCCGCCGACGAGCTTCACGCCCGGCTCGCCGCCCAGATACCGCGGGAGTCGGCACCGGGCATCGTGCACGGCGACTACCGGCTCGACAACGTCCTCGTCGATGACGACGACCGGCCGGCCGCTGTCATCGACTGGGAGATGGCCACCCTCGGTGACCCGCTGACCGACCTGGCGCTGCTGGTGCTCTACCAGCGGCTCGGCACGCTACTCGGCGGAAGCGTGGTGCCCGACGCCGCGTCGGCGCCGGGTTTCCTCACCGGGGACGAGATCGTCCAGCGGTACGCCTCACGCAGCGATCGCGATCTGTCCCGCTTCGGGTTCTACCTCGGACTCGCCTCGTTCAAGCTGGCCGCGATCCTCGAAGGCATCCACTACCGCCATCGGAACGGCCAGACCATCGGCCCGGGATTCGAGCACGTCGGCAAGGTCGTCCCTCCCCTGCTCGACGCCGGACTCACCTCACTCAAGGAGCACCGCTGATGGATTTCGCCATCGACGCGAAGACCGAGGAGCTGCGCGCTGCCCTCCTCGACTTCATGGACCGCCATGTGTACCCGGCCGAGCCGGTCTTCCGCGAGCAGCTCGGCCGGCTCACCGACCGCTGGGCGTGGACCTCGGTGCCGGTGCTCGCCGAGCTCCGGGCCGAGGCCCGGCGCCGCGGGCTGTGGAATCTCTTCCTCCCCGGCGAGCACGGCGCGGGACTGACCAACCTCCAGTACGCACCACTGGCCGAGATCACCGGCCGCAGCGGGCACCTGGCCCCGGCCGCCCTGAACTGCGCCGCCCCGGACACCGGGAACATGGAGGTGCTGGCGATGTTCGGCACCGAGCCGCAGCGCAAGGAGTGGCTGGAGCCGCTGCTGGCCGGCGAGATCCGCTCGGCCTTCGCGATGACCGAACCGGACGCGGCCTCCTCGGACGCCACCAACATCGCCACCCGGATCGAGCGGGACGGCGACGAGTACGTCCTCAACGGCCGCAAGTGGTGGATCACCGGCGCGATGAACCCCGACGCCCGGATCTTCATCGTGATGGGCAAGACCGACCCCACCGCCGATCGGCACCACCAGCAGTCGATGATCCTCGTACCCCGCGACACCCCCGGTCTGGAGATCGTGCGCGGCATGGAGGTCTTCGGCTACGACGACCACGACCACGGCGGCCACGCCGAGCTGATCTTCACCGACGTGCGGGTCCCAGTCACGAACCTGGTCGGCGGCGAGGGAGACGGCTTCGCCGTCGCGCAGGCCCGCCTCGGACCGGGCCGGATCCACCACTGCATGCGCGCCATCGGTGTTGCAGAGCGGGCCGTCGAGCTCATGTGCGCTCGAGCCGACGAGCGCGTCGCGTTCGGCAAGCCGCTGGCCGAGC
The DNA window shown above is from Streptomyces vietnamensis and carries:
- a CDS encoding flavin-containing monooxygenase, encoding MAGTNAPPESADIVIIGAGVSGVGSACYLRNAFPDKKIVVLEGRGRIGGTWDLFRYPGVRSDSELHTYGYEFKPWSHEHAIADGHLIREYIEETAVENHVDGLIRYHHRVVSADWSSAEGAWTLQVQVAVPGENPRSVAIKTNWVYGATGYYRYDEGYTPRFEGRDDFAGDILHPQFWPEDYDYAGKKVVVIGSGATAITMVPAMTTGPGAARHVTMLQRTPTYVMTLPRVDKVAKFLYRSLGLERGYAATRLKNVWRDLAFVAYMLKFPNSGRKLMRNLTRKALPKGYAVDTHFNPPYKPWEQRLCMTPDGDFFEAITEGRASVVTDRIERFTRNGILLTSGREIPADVIVTATGLNLRMFGGIPQTVDGQELTIGDCVTYRGMLLSGLPNWSFAFGYTKYSSWTLKVGLTAQYVIELIRHMDAHGYNKVLPVAEPGMATEPLLDLNAGYVMRNADTLPKQGAELPWRMLTSYQADKRLLKGPVRDHHLRFSHGGDQQGRGRATAATPSAGKENAR
- a CDS encoding MaoC family dehydratase, whose protein sequence is MKVFQNIEELERAVGTHLGQSGWHTVTQRQIDTFAEATGDYQWIHVDAEKAAAGPFGGTIAHGYLTLSLVPMLGWQIYRVEGVKTAINYGVNKVRFPSPVPVGSKVRAGVELLSVESGGGGGHRVTARVTIEREGSDKPACVAETVSVVA
- a CDS encoding nuclear transport factor 2 family protein — protein: MPTSKLALYTQKMREICTAVAARDLDKVLGYFDDECVVVNGVDGTVGDKSALLPGFEAMFATFPDWTPRVATSFTEGDTVGVLYECTGTAGGSGPKVTWIGTGYATFDPETLKIVRDVYYMDEAALGQKVSDAEAVG
- a CDS encoding NAD(P)-binding domain-containing protein; this translates as MKRAPRYDVAVLGCGLMGSALARRFASSGLAVTAWNRTPRGAEALAADGVRPSATVGEAVGEAGLVVVCMSDVEAARHALASVPSLVGVTVVNLSDGTRDDAEELARRLGEQGALCLDGATFCYPEQIGEQSALLVFSGSSRAWTEHESTLMLLGGRARHVSEDITGAKALYLGSGAFFLTALTGFVESTACLLRRGHTLEEIRETTLYGLELLGHATQAVASSIASGRHETDQATVHVFADGARKVLAELESAGIDSSVMAAVTGKLDATESAGMGHLGYSAQSLL
- a CDS encoding alpha/beta hydrolase; the protein is MSTSPAATGLSVGEWIQRQLGIGMGRLPASLLKRLVDVPVNADGEQMAPEIAMLMSAVAKAPDFSDLSPAEARAAELKDTRIYGERPLPMGHVEELELPGGLAATRYRAGTSSAGLVVYFHGGGFVLSNRAVYDAPLRFLAHHSGMDVLSVEYRLAPENPYPAPHDDAMVAWEYALTHAARWGIPLDRIAVAGDSAGANIAAVLTQRLRGHERQPALQALIYPVTDLAGSRPSHREFADSPALTAKQIAWFLDQYAPPGVDRTDPHVSPLLADDLTGLPPALVTVAGFDPLRDDGLAYAARLTESGVPMALIREPGLVHGYLTLTALSTTSRDAVKRIAWAIVRAMA
- a CDS encoding acyl-CoA dehydrogenase family protein, whose protein sequence is MDFAIDAKTEELRAALLDFMDRHVYPAEPVFREQLGRLTDRWAWTSVPVLAELRAEARRRGLWNLFLPGEHGAGLTNLQYAPLAEITGRSGHLAPAALNCAAPDTGNMEVLAMFGTEPQRKEWLEPLLAGEIRSAFAMTEPDAASSDATNIATRIERDGDEYVLNGRKWWITGAMNPDARIFIVMGKTDPTADRHHQQSMILVPRDTPGLEIVRGMEVFGYDDHDHGGHAELIFTDVRVPVTNLVGGEGDGFAVAQARLGPGRIHHCMRAIGVAERAVELMCARADERVAFGKPLAEQGVVRDWIAESRVRIEQLRLLVLKTAWLMDTVGNKGAHTEIQAIKIATPSTVQWILDKAIQVHGAGGLSQDFPLAAAYASIRTLRFADGPDEVHKNALARAELCRQREAR
- a CDS encoding long-chain-fatty-acid--CoA ligase, encoding MLNLSVLLEDSARNHPDRNALVLDEHHMTYAEVDVAANQVANLLVERGIKRGDRIALSCTNRPEFAVVYYGVLKAGAVVVPLNVLLKQREIAYHLADAGAIAYFCFEGTEELPIGHEGLRAFHDLDSVDHFFLITSDPDAPAPTEGVETLSAALAGQPRTFESVATEATDTAVILYTSGTTGQAKGAELSHANTMFNVLTVNRMLHNRPATDSHVVCLPLFHTFGATVQMHAGFSTAATLHLVPRFDPARVVQLMAEEEITFFAGVPTMWWGLLRELTEDIDVARIAGNLRIGMSGGASLPVEILKEVDDRLGVRIIEGYGLSETSPLATIGDPDAPPRPGSIGRPIWGVELKLLGRDGSEVTRPGEIGEIAVRGHNVMKGYHGRPEATAEALRDGWLHTGDLARRDEDGWYYIVDRSKDMIIRGGFNVYPREVEEVLMTHPAVSLAAVVGVPHESHGEEVKAFVILHGGVEVTPTELVEWSREQMAGYKYPRIVEVVDSLPTTATGKILKRELR
- a CDS encoding PucR family transcriptional regulator, whose translation is MNAEDEQRQQRVRELFRTAATRMQERSVEIAHEMWAAGQRSLREGALAEDPVLARTDQVFTASTLAHWLVANIDDPGCRVEPKMIPDSRHYARDLALRGLDVNDVEAWRAAQRVGWSEWLRFCFDTTDDKDELRELVEVSGNSLATFIDDSMAAVASYIEEARTELAERPERERLATVQLLLRGAPITRPRAEAQLSYALTGHHLAAIIWGDSHDQVAGLEEAAERVMRAAGAGRRLTLVAGAATLWVWMPVSSSPPQASLDRITTDLPGVRIALGRPARDVHGFRRSHLDAAAAQGLLTRLRSECRAVRFEDVQLISLLTKDLTEAREFVTDTLGGLATAERVLRETARVFIAEQFNTSKAADRLFAHRNTIDRRLDRVDELLPRPLADNPAAVDAALALVELQGNE
- a CDS encoding phosphotransferase family protein, with the translated sequence MSTTTQRLPGLDLSRLGDWLSEAVPRSGRDLAAHLLAGGKSNLTYEVTDGVETWIVRRPPLGHVLATAHDMAREYRVMSALQDTDVPVPTTYALCEDEDVLGAGFYVMQRVEGTPYRHAAELERLGPERTRLISTGLVDTLATLHEVDPAEVGLADLGRPEGFLARQVRRWKKQLDASYCRELPAADELHARLAAQIPRESAPGIVHGDYRLDNVLVDDDDRPAAVIDWEMATLGDPLTDLALLVLYQRLGTLLGGSVVPDAASAPGFLTGDEIVQRYASRSDRDLSRFGFYLGLASFKLAAILEGIHYRHRNGQTIGPGFEHVGKVVPPLLDAGLTSLKEHR
- a CDS encoding SDR family oxidoreductase, with the protein product MSKRFAGRTAIVTGASRGIGLAVAERLVADGAKVVITARKADALDAAVARLGGPEYARGVAGHADDIDHQAEVVKRAIDTFGSADLLVNNTGINPVYGPMVDMDLGTARKIVEVNCLSALSWVQQVHGAWMKEHGGAVVNVASVAGVRPEPGIGMYGASKAMLTHITQGLAVELGPGIRVNAVAPGVVKTKFATALYGGREEQVASAYPLKRLGVPDDIGGVVAFLLSDDAAWMTGQLVVVDGGVTLTGGA